A stretch of Chelmon rostratus isolate fCheRos1 chromosome 18, fCheRos1.pri, whole genome shotgun sequence DNA encodes these proteins:
- the gpr132b gene encoding probable G-protein coupled receptor 132b codes for MHELQPTETVSLTSNRSALVCEPPYSEGRLSLVLLYSVVLAVGLPANLLTVYLTWLQVRRKNVLGVYLWSLSLCDLTYLGTLPLWAHYVNYDHWWPWSSAACKLTGYIFFNNMYISIFLLCCISCDRYVAVVYSVESRGLRRQRFAFLIALAIALLVAVGHVPVFTMREGDAAEGNHRCFEPSQSSTTVTGFYYARFVVGFLIPLVVLVVTNRGIMTNVQRSTGLRREQKERVRWLAVAVVVLFLVCFAPYHIILLVRAIIFHFPRLEDGTCLFERTMYTPYTISLGLSTVNSAVNPILYVLSSDNIRKELSRGLAQVCDRAHLRPRSNSSQNKIQPTRNSSELNAVTETERHQGGKPSGT; via the coding sequence ATGCATGAGCTGCAGCCGACCGAGACCGTCTCCCTGACGAGCAACAGAAGTGCGCTCGTGTGCGAGCCTCCGTACAGCGAGGGCCGCTTGTCGCTGGTGCTGCTGTACAGCGTGGTGCTGGCTGTGGGACTGCCCGCTAACCTGCTGACTGTTTACCTCACCTGGCTGCAGGTGCGTAGGAAGAACGTGCTGGGAGTTTACCTGTGGAGCCTGTCGCTGTGTGACCTCACCTATCTGGGCACTCTGCCGCTGTGGGCGCACTACGTCAACTACGATCACTGGTGGCCGTGGAGCTCGGCCGCCTGCAAGCTAACAGGCTACATCTTCTTCAATAACATGTACATCAGCAtcttcctgctgtgctgcatctCCTGCGACCGCTACGTCGCCGTGGTCTATAGTGTGGAGTCCCGCGGCCTGCGTCGGCAGCGCTTCGCCTTCCTCATTGCCCTCGCCATCGCGTTGCTGGTCGCCGTCGGTCATGTCCCTGTCTTCACCATGAGGGAGGGTGATGCCGCAGAAGGCAACCACCGCTGCTTTGAGCCGAGTCAGAGCAGCACCACAGTGACGGGCTTCTACTACGCCCGCTTCGTGGTCGGCTTCCTGATCCcgctggtggtgctggtggtgacAAACCGCGGCATCATGACCAACGTGCAGCGTAGTACGGGGCTGCGGCGGGAGCAGAAGGAACGCGTTCGCTGGCTGGCAGTGGCGGTGGTGGTACTGTTCCTGGTCTGCTTTGCTCCGTATCACATCATCCTGCTGGTCAGAGCCATAATCTTCCATTTCCCCCGGCTGGAGGACGGTACCTGTCTGTTCGAGAGGACCATGTACACTCCGTACACCATCTCGCTTGGCCTTTCCACCGTCAACAGTGCCGTCAACCCCATCCTCTATGTGCTGTCCAGTGACAACATCCGCAAAGAGCTAAGCCGAGGCCTCGCACAGGTGTGTGACCGGGCACACCTTAGACCACGATCCAACAGTAGCCAGAACAAGATCCAGCCCACCAGGAACTCCTCAGAGTTGAACGCTGTGACTGAGACCGAGAGACACCAGGGAGGAAAACCATCAGGGACTTGA